A region of Thermococcus sp. DNA encodes the following proteins:
- the purT gene encoding phosphoribosylglycinamide formyltransferase 2 yields MIKPRDELGTATTDSAQKILLLGSGELGKEIAIEAQRLGVEVIAVDRYANAPAMQVAHRSYVGDMKDGDFLWSIVEREKPDAIVPEIEAINLDALFEIENEGHFVVPNARATWIAMHRERTRETLAKEAKVPTSRYAYATTLDELYDACERIGYPCHTKAIMSSSGKGSYFVRGPEDVPKAWEVAKKKARGSADKIIVEEHIDFDIEITELAVRHLDENGKTVTTFPKPVGHYQIDGDYHASWQPAEISEKAEREVYRIAKRITDALGGLGLFGVEMFVKGDKVWANEVSPRPHDTGMVTMASNPTGFSEFGLHLRAVLGLPIPAVKEKGVRMFPLLTPAATHVILSNQEGYAPRFRNVFNALSVPNTTIRFFGKPSAYRGRRLGVALAWDGDVREAKRKAEGVAHMVELRTRSGEWQGQEFIKKMHLL; encoded by the coding sequence ATGATCAAGCCCCGGGACGAGCTTGGAACGGCCACAACGGACTCCGCTCAAAAGATACTCCTCCTCGGAAGCGGTGAGCTGGGGAAGGAGATAGCCATCGAGGCCCAGAGGCTTGGAGTTGAGGTTATAGCGGTTGATAGATACGCAAACGCCCCCGCCATGCAGGTCGCCCACCGCTCCTACGTTGGAGATATGAAGGACGGGGACTTCCTCTGGAGCATTGTTGAGCGCGAAAAGCCCGATGCAATAGTGCCCGAGATTGAGGCCATAAACTTGGACGCTCTCTTTGAGATTGAAAATGAGGGCCACTTTGTCGTGCCGAACGCCAGGGCCACATGGATAGCCATGCACCGCGAGAGGACGAGGGAGACCCTTGCGAAGGAGGCCAAAGTTCCGACGTCACGCTACGCCTATGCCACAACGCTCGACGAGCTCTACGATGCCTGTGAGAGGATAGGCTACCCCTGCCACACGAAAGCAATAATGAGCTCCTCGGGGAAGGGCTCCTACTTTGTGAGAGGCCCGGAGGACGTTCCAAAGGCGTGGGAGGTGGCGAAGAAAAAAGCAAGGGGCAGCGCTGACAAGATAATCGTCGAGGAGCACATTGACTTCGACATCGAGATAACGGAGCTGGCGGTCAGGCATCTCGATGAGAACGGCAAAACAGTTACAACCTTTCCAAAGCCCGTCGGACACTACCAGATTGATGGCGACTATCATGCGAGCTGGCAGCCCGCGGAGATAAGCGAAAAGGCCGAGCGCGAGGTTTACCGCATAGCCAAGCGCATAACCGATGCCCTTGGAGGGCTTGGCCTCTTTGGGGTTGAGATGTTCGTTAAGGGCGATAAAGTGTGGGCCAACGAGGTCTCACCGAGGCCCCACGACACGGGGATGGTCACCATGGCTTCCAATCCAACGGGCTTCTCCGAGTTCGGGCTTCACCTCAGGGCGGTTTTGGGACTTCCAATACCCGCTGTTAAGGAGAAGGGCGTAAGGATGTTCCCTCTCCTAACCCCGGCGGCGACCCACGTCATCCTGTCGAACCAGGAGGGCTATGCTCCGAGGTTCAGGAACGTTTTCAATGCACTGAGCGTTCCGAACACAACAATCAGGTTCTTTGGAAAGCCCTCAGCATACAGGGGAAGGCGTTTGGGCGTTGCCCTCGCGTGGGACGGTGATGTAAGAGAGGCAAAGAGGAAGGCAGAGGGGGTCGCCCACATGGTGGAGCTCAGGACGAGAAGCGGGGAGTGGCAGGGGCAGGAGTTCATTAAAAAGATGCACTTGCTCTGA
- the purE gene encoding 5-(carboxyamino)imidazole ribonucleotide mutase, with amino-acid sequence MKVLVVMGSKSDSHIAGKVTKVLEEFGVEHEVEVASAHRDPERVEELAKEDYDVFIAIAGLSAALPGVIASHTTRPVIGVPVSAKLGGLDSLLSIAQMPPGVPVAAVGIDNGRNGALLAIEILALKDEVLKKKLEEYRERMRG; translated from the coding sequence ATGAAGGTGCTCGTTGTTATGGGAAGCAAAAGCGACTCTCACATCGCCGGGAAGGTTACCAAGGTTCTGGAGGAGTTCGGTGTTGAGCATGAGGTTGAGGTTGCCTCAGCCCATAGGGACCCGGAGAGGGTTGAGGAGCTGGCAAAGGAAGACTATGATGTCTTCATAGCGATAGCAGGCCTGAGTGCTGCCCTGCCGGGAGTTATAGCCTCTCACACAACCAGACCCGTGATAGGGGTTCCTGTCTCGGCGAAGCTCGGCGGGCTCGATTCCCTGCTGAGCATAGCACAAATGCCGCCCGGGGTTCCGGTTGCTGCGGTGGGAATAGACAACGGTAGGAACGGGGCTTTGCTCGCCATAGAAATCTTGGCCTTAAAGGACGAAGTCTTAAAGAAAAAGCTTGAGGAGTACAGGGAGAGGATGCGGGGTTAA